The Maridesulfovibrio zosterae DSM 11974 genome window below encodes:
- a CDS encoding secondary thiamine-phosphate synthase enzyme YjbQ, whose amino-acid sequence MKSYRHELLFEVPGRRDFINITSDVEKCIAESCVKEGLCLVNAMHITASVFINDDEPGLHHDYEQWLEKLAPHEPVSQYRHNGYEDNADAHMKRQVMGREVVVAITDGMLDFGTWEQIFYGEFDGGRKKRVLVKIIGE is encoded by the coding sequence ATGAAGTCTTATAGACATGAATTGTTGTTTGAGGTTCCCGGCCGCAGAGACTTTATCAACATCACGTCTGATGTTGAAAAGTGTATTGCTGAGTCCTGTGTAAAAGAAGGCCTTTGCCTGGTCAATGCCATGCATATTACAGCCAGTGTTTTTATTAATGACGATGAGCCCGGTCTTCATCATGATTATGAGCAGTGGTTGGAAAAATTGGCCCCACATGAGCCTGTTAGCCAGTACCGTCATAATGGGTATGAAGATAATGCCGATGCGCACATGAAACGGCAGGTTATGGGACGCGAAGTTGTGGTTGCCATTACTGATGGTATGCTTGATTTTGGTACTTGGGAACAAATTTTTTATGGTGAGTTTGACGGTGGACGTAAAAAACGTGTGCTGGTCAAAATTATAGGAGAGTAA